AGGCCGGCGATCTCCACGAAGGTCATCACCATGTTGGCCACCACCGACTCGGTGATGCCGAGGAAGTTGATCACGGTGAGCAGCAGCAGGAAGACCAGCGCGACCACCAGCGTGGGCGGGAACGCCCAGAGCTCCCCGAAGTACTGGGCGAAGCCGGTGGCCAGCGAGCCGGCGGCCGCGAAGCTCGCGGCGAGGAAGCTGACGGTGACCAGGAAGGTCAGGGCACGGTTGCCGAACGCCTGGTTGACGTAGAGCGCCGCCCCCGCCGCCCGCGGGTACTTGGTCGCGAGCTCGGCGTAGGCCAGGCCGGTGATCGCGGCGACCGAGACGCCCACCGCGAAGGCGATCCAGAAGGCCCCGCCGACCACGCCGGCCACCGAGCCGATCAGGACGTAGACGCCCGAGCCGAGCACGTCGCCCAGGACGTAGAAGAACAGCAGACGGCCGGTGATCGAGCGCTTGAGCTCGGAGTCCTCGGAGGCGTCGGGGGTGCTCGCCCCTGCCACGGATGTGTCGTTCACCCGCTCTCTTTGCCCGAACGGTTCTCGCGCGAAACCTCAGGCGCGGCGCCCGGTCACAGCAGCCGGCGGTCCGAGGCCCAGCGGGTGAGCTCGTGGCGCGAGGAGAGCTGGAGCTTGCGCAGCACCGAGGACATGTGGGTCTCGACGGTCTTGACCGAGATGAAGAGCTCGCGCGCCACCTCCTTGTAGGCGTAGCCCCGGGCGATCAGCCGCATCACCTCCCGCTCGCGCTCGGTCAGCCGGTCCAGGTCCTCGTCGACGGTGGCCACCTCGATGGACCCGGAGAAGGCGTCCAGCACGAAGCCGGCCAGCCGCGGGGAGAAGACGGCGTCCCCGTCGGCCACCCGTCGGATCGCGTCCACCAGCTCCGGGCCGGTGATCGTCTTCGTCACGTAGCCACGCGCACCGCCCCGGATGGTGCCGATCACGTCCTCCGCGGCGTCGCTGACGCTGAGCGCCAGGAAGCGCGGCCGGTCCTGGGTCCGGCGCATCACCTCCACCCCGCCGCCGCCGGGCAGGTGCACGTCGAGCAGGACGACGTCGGGCGCCTCGTCCCGGATCACCCGGACCGCCTCGTCGACGTCGGCCGCCTCGGCGACCACGTCGACCAGGTCCTTGCCGGCCACGGCCAGCTCGGCCCGCACGCCGGCCCGGAACATCGCGTGGTCGTCGACGACCACCACCCTGGTGCGCTCCACCTCACCCCTCCTCGAGCGGCATCCACAGCCGCACCTCGGTGCCCTCGCCGGGCGCGGACCGCACCGTGGCGGTGCCGCCGTGCCGGGCCATCCGGTCCATGATGCTCCCTCGTACGCCGAGCCGGTCCTGCGGCACGGCGTCCAGGTCGAACCCGACGCCCCGGTCGCGCACGAAGACCTCCACCGACTCCGGCCCGGTCTCGGCGTAGACGTCGACCCGGGCGGTGCCGGCGTGCTTGGCGGCGTTGACCATCGCCTCCTTGGCGGCGAGCGCCAGCGCCCGCAGGCCGGGCCCGGCGACGGTGTCCCCCACCGTGACCACGTCGACGACGGCCCCGTGCTCGTCCTCCACCCGGGCCGCGGCCTCCCGGAGCGCCCCGGCGACGGTCTCGTCGGTGCCCTCCTCGCCGACGTAGAGCCAGGTGCGCAGCTCGCGCTCCTGGGCCCGGGCCAGCCGGGAGACCGTCTCCGGGTCGCCGGCGTTGCGCTGGATCAGCGCGAGCGTCTGCAGGACCGAGTCGTGCAGGTGGGCGGCCACGTCGGCGCGCTCCTGGGTGCGGATCCGCTCGGCCCGCTCGGCGCCGAGGTCGGAGGCGAGCCGGAAGACCCAGGGCCCGATCACCACGGCCACGCCGGCGATCCCCAGCAGCGCCGAGAAGGCCACGTCGCGGGCCACCGAGAGTCCCTCGTCGTTGACGGCGGCCAGGGTGGCGGCTGCCGCCACCAGCACCACCCCGGCGGCCACGCGCAGGTAGGAGGACCAGGTCCCGGTGCCGAAGACGGCCCGGAGCGGGCCGACGCCGCCGGCCGGGTTGAGCCACCGCTCCCGCTGGGCCTCGTCGGCCTGGCGCCACAGCAACGCCACCCCCACGCCGGCCAGCACCAGCGGCCACAGCAGACCGGTCGCCCCGACGAACGCCTGCAGCCCCAGCAGCACGCCCAGGCCGAGGGCGCCCAGGGCGATCGCGGGTCCGGCGTCGCTGAGCCTGGCGGCCCTGCCGGGACGGCGACCGGTGCGGGTCGCCCCCTCCAGCCCGGGTGCCGCGGTCTCGAACCGGGCGTCGGAGGGCAGGAAGAGCCACATCGCGGCGTACATCGCCGCGCCGAGGCCGCCGAGGGCGGTGGTGGCGACGAAGGCCACCCGGACCCAGGTCACCGGCAGTCCGAGGTGCTGGGCCAACCCGGACGCGACACCGCCGAGCACGAGGTGCTGGGAGTCCCTGGTGGCCCGGCGAGGCGCGGCCGGTCCGGACGGTCCGGGCGGGGGCGGCAGGGGCTCGGTGCTGGTCATGGCGGGTTCATCGTCTCAGGCGCGGACGGGGCCGGCCATCAGGACAGACCCCGAGTCGACCCTGAGCCCGGGCGTGCGTCCCGGGCCCGATCTCAGGGTCACCCCCGATGGTGCGCGGACCCGCGAGGCACCAGGCTGGTGCCATGGACGAGAACCCCCACCCCGGCCCGGCGGCACCGCCTCCGGCAGACGGCCCCCGGGTGAGCAGTGCCCAGGTCCGCGACGTGGGGAGGCTCAGGCGCCCCACCGAGGACCGCAAGATCGCCGGGGTCGCGGCCGGCCTGGCCCGCCACCTCGACGTCGACCCGCTGCTGCTGCGGATCACCTTCGTGGTCCTGGCCTTCTTCGGCGGCGCCGGGCTCGTCCTGTACGCCGCCCTGTGGCTCCTGCTGCCAGAGGACGGCAGCGACCAGGCACCGCTGCACCTGGACGAGCGCAGCCGCGGTATCGCAGTGATCGGTGCGGGAGTCCTGGCCGCCCTGCTGGTGCTGGGTGACTCCTGGAACCTCTACTGGTTCCCGTGGCCGCTGGCGCTGGTCGCCCTCGCCGTCTGGTTCTTCTTCTTCCGCGACGACGCTCCGGGGTCCGCCGAGCCCGCCCAGCAGCCCGCTCCGCCCCGGACGTACACCGAGACCTACGGGCCGGCGGCCCCTCCGGCGGCCGGCTCCTACGCCGAGACCTACGCCCCGGTCGGACCGGCGTACGCCGCGCCGACGTACGCGGCCCCGGCGGTGCCGCCGACCCGCCCGCGCGACCCGCGCAAGCGCGGCCCGGTGCTCTTCTGGTTCACCTGCGCGCTGGTCGCGCTCGCCGTGGGCGCCCTCGGCGTGCTCGACCTGGCCGGCCTCTCGGTGCCCGACAGCACCTACCCCGCCCTGGCGCTGGCGCTGATCGCGGCGATGCTGCTGGTGGGCTCCTTCTACGGCCGGGCCGGCGGCCTGATCGCCCTCGGCCTCGTCGCCCTGGTGGCCACCGCCGGTGCGCTGGCCGTGGAGAAGCTCCCGGGTGAGCGGATCGAGGTGGTGCCGGTGATCGCCGACGACGTGTCCGACACCTACGAGCTGAGGACCGGTGAGCTGGTGCTGGACCTCCGGGACGTCGAGGACCTCGACGCGCTCGACGGGCGCGCCGTGCGGATCGAGGGCGGCGTCGGCCGGATCGAGGTGCTGCTGCCCGAGGGCCTGGACGCGGAGGTGGACGCCGAGGTGGGCGGGCCCGGCCGGCTGGAGCTCTTCGACTCCCTGGAGCGCGGCGGGATCGACCTCACCGGCTCCGCCACCTCCGCCGGCCCCGGCACCAAGGACCAGCCCAGCCTCGACCTCGACGTCGAGATCGGCGTGGGCGAGATCGTCGTCAGGACCCGAGCCCAGGAGGCGTCATGACCGAGTACCGCGACTGGGACGACGACCCGTTCGCCCCCGACCCCCCGACCGGCGGCACGCACCCGGTCAACGTGACACACCTGGTCATGGGCATCGCCTTCCTCTGCTTCGTCGGGGTCTGGGCCGCGGTCAGCTCCGACCTGGCCGACGCCGACGACCTCCGCTGGCTGCTGCCGGTGCCGTGGGTGCTGGCCGGGCTCGGTGGCCTGCTGGCGGTCTCCGTCGGCCGGCGGTCCGGCACACCCTGACGCATGCCCGCGAAGTGGTGGGTTGGTGAGCCTGAGCGGGCCGGGGCGTGCACCAACCCACCACTTCAGCGCTGTGTCCGGTCCGTCGCGAGCCCGAGCCGGCCGAGCAGCGCGAACCTGCCCGCGGGCGTGAAGCAGGAAGCGCGCAGCTGCTCGTGCCAGGCCGCGACCCGCGCCGGGTCGTGGGGCCGTCCGAGGCTGTCGTCCGCGTCACGCAGTACGCCGCTGGCGCGGTGCAGCAGGTCGCCGGCGGTGTAGCCCCGACGGATCCACCCGGCCCGGACCAGGCCCCGCGCGCGCCTCAGGTCGGCCTGCTGCCTGGACACCTCGAGGTGGTGACCGCCGTCGTACTCGTGCAGCACCCGGGTCCCGACCAGCCGGAGGTCTCCCCGCGCGACGAAGGTCCCGTCGTCGTCACGCACCTCCACCTGCGGTTCGACCCGGACTCCGCACAGCTCGTGCAGACGGCGCAGCATCGTCTCCCACGCGGACTCGGAGCGACCGTCGACCCACGCGAGCACCCGCCGCAGCCGAGGAGCACCTCGCTGCCGTCCGGTCGCGCACCGTGCCAGCCCTGCCACGTCGGTCAGGCCAGCGTGCAGCGCGGAGTCGACGAGCACGGTCAGGTCGAGCTCGGACAGGTGCCGGGCCAGCGTCAGCAGGGTGCGCTCCGGCGGGTCCACCTCGACCCCTGCCACGAGCACGGCCGGCTCCAGCCGACTCGGCCGCAGCACCGTCAGCCCCGGGCGCACCGGCCGGCCCTGCTCCTGCGGGATCGCCGCGAAGACCGGGATCCCGGGTGGCAGGGGTGGCAGCCAGAGCCCGTGCAGCGTCGCGGCGGTGAGGTGGGTGAAGCGTCCTGCTGGCGGCAGCACCTGCGCCCACCCCCTCAGGTCGGCGAGGAAGGGGTCGGTCGCGTCGGTCCTGCGGTGGACCCCGCGGGTCACCGGCTGCCATCCCCGGCCGGCCCGGGCGCCCCCGACGGCGCGTCTTATCTCCTCCACGGCACGCAGCCTCGCGCCGAGCGCCGGGGCCTGCGCCAGATCGTGTCCGCGCCTGTGGATGGCCCTGTGAAGTGGTGGGTTGGTGAGCCTGAGCGGGCCAGATCGTGCACCAACCCACCACATGAGCCCCGCAGGACGTCTCGCCCGGCTGGCCCGAGGCGGTAATTGATTCGTCGCCAGGGGGCCGCGCTCCGTAGAATCGAACAAGTGCGCGACCTGCCCCTGAGCGACCCCGGAGTCGCCGACCACCGCTCCCCCGGACGCTTCCTCTGGTGGCTGGCGAAGGGCCAGTGGCAGACGCTGGCGGGTGGCATGGCGTTCGGCATCGTGTGGATGGGCGCGCAGGCCGTGATGCCCGCCGTCCTGGGGCGAGCCATCGACCGCGGCGTCGCCGCGCAGGACTCCGACCAGCTGCTGGTCTGGGCCGGCGTGATGCTCTCGATCGGCCTGGTCCAGGCGTTCAGCGGCATCATGCGTCACCGGTTCGCGGTGACCAACTGGCTGATCGCCGCCTACCGCACCGTGCAGCTGGTGGGCCGACACACGGTCCACCTGGGGGGCACGCTGCCGCGCAAGGTCTCCGCCGGCGAGGTGATCGCGATCGGCACCAGCGACATCTCCCACCTGGGACAGGTGATGGACGTGATGGCCCGGTTCGCCGGGGCGATCGTCTCCTTCGTCCTGGTCTCCGCGATCCTGCTCAGCACCTCGGTCACCCTGGGCCTGGTGGTGCTGGTCGGAGTCCCGTTGATGATGCTGCTGGTCGGTCCGCTGCTGAGCCCCCTGCAGCGCCGCAGCGCGCACCAGCGCCACCTGATGGGCCGGCTGTCGAACACCGCCACCGACATCGTCAGCGGCCTGCGGGTGCTCCGCGGCATCGGCGGCGAGCAGGTCTTCCTCGACCGCTACCGCCGCCAGTCCCAGGAGACCCGGCGCGCCGGCGTGGAGGTGGCCCGGGTGCAGTCGGTGCTCGACGCGCTCCAGGTCTTCCTGCCCGGCTTCTTCGTGGTGCTGGTCGTGTGGCTGGGCGCCCGGTCCGCGGTCGCGGGCGACATCACCGTCGGCGAGCTGATCGCCTTCTACGGGTACGCCGCGTTCCTGGTGATCCCGCTGCGCACGGTCACCGAGTTCGCCAACAAGCTGATCCGGGCGCGGGTCTCGGCCCGGCGGGTCTGCACGGTCCTGGCGCTCACGCCCGACCACACCGACCCCGACTCCCCGGCTCCCTCCCCGCCGGTCGGCTCCGAGCTCCACGACTCCCGCACCGGGCTGCGGGTCCACCCCGGGCGACTGGTCGCGGTGGTCTGCGAGCGACCCGACGAGTCGGCGCTGCTCGCCGACCGGCTGGGCATGGCCGCGGCCGAGCTGGACGACGACGTCACCCTCGGCGGGGTGCCGCTGCCCGCCCTGCGCCGCAGCGAGGTACGCGAGCGGATCGTGGTCTCCGACACCGGCGCCACCTTGTTCTCCGGCCGCCTCGCCGACCGGCTCGACGTCAGCGGCCGGGGCGGGGAGCAGGCGGTCCGGACCGCGTTGGCCACGGCCAGCGCCGAGGACGTCCTCGAGGCGCTCCCCGACGGCCTGGACACCCTGGTCACCGAGCGGGGACGCAGCTTCTCGGGCGGGCAGCGCCAGCGGCTGGTGCTGGCCCGCGCACTGACGGGCGACCCGGAGATCCTGGTCCTGGTCGAGCCGACCTCCGCGGTCGACGCCCACACCGAGGCGCGGATCGCCGCGCGGCTGCGCGCGCACCGCGCGGGGCGGACGACCGTGGTCACCACCACGAGTCCGCTGATGCTCGACGCCGCCGACGAGGTGGCGCTCCTCGAGGACGGCCGGATCGTGGCCCGAGGCACCCACACCGAGCTGCTGGAGACCAGTGCCGCCTACCGGGCCGTGGTCACCCGCGAGGCCGAGGAGGCCGCCCGATGAGCGCTCAGACCACGCTGCCGGTCGCCCAGGGCGGCGAGGTGGGCCGGTACGCCGTCTCGATCCTGCGCCGCCATCCGCGGCTTCTGGGCGGTGCGCTGGCGCTGCACGTGCTGGCCGCGCTCGCCGCACTCGCCGCACCGCGACTGCTCGGCGACCTGGTCGAGGCGGTCGAGACCGGGACCACCGTGGGCTACGTCGACCAGGTGATCCTGCTGCTGGGCGGCTTCCTGCTCGCCCAGACCGTGGCCACCCGGTTCGCCCGGCTGCTGAGCCAGGTGCTCGGCGAGCGGGTGCTGGCCGAGCTGCGCGAGGACTTCGTCGACAACGCCCTGGCGCTGCCGATCGGCACGGTGGAGTCGGCCGGCTCGGGCGACCTGATGACCCGGACCAGCCGCGACGTGGAGCAGCTCGGCTGGTCGGTGCGCTGGGCCCTGCCGGAGTGGACCATCGCGGTGGTCACCGCCGTGCTGACCCTGGCCGCGGCGATCAGCGTCGGCTGGTGGGTGGCGCTGCCCTGCCTGCTGGCGCTGCCTCCGCTGGTGATCGGGCTGCGCTGGTACCTGGCTCGCGCCAAGGACGGCTACCTGCGCGAGTCCGCGACGTACTCCCAGATCAGCGCCACGCTGACCGAGACCGTCGAGGGCGCCCGCACCGTCGAGGCCCTCGGCCTGGCGCAGGAGCGGACCCGGCAGATCGACGCCGACTGCAAGGACTCCTTCGACGCCGAGCGCTACACCCTCGCGCTGCGTACCCGGTTCTTCCCCAGCATGGAGATCTCCTACCTGCTGCCGACGGTGGGCACCCTGCTCCTCGGCGGCTGGCTCTACACCCAGGGCAGCGTCACCCTCGGCGAGGTCACCGCGGCCACCCTCTACGTGCAGATGCTGATCGACCCGGTCGACCGGATCGTGGCGATCCTCGACGAGCTGCAGATGGGTGCGGCGTCCCTGGCCCGGCTGCTCGGCGTCGCGCACGTGCCCGACGACCGGGAGGCCACCGACGCCCAGCCGCTGGACGAGCGGCTGCAGGCCAAGGACGTCCACTTCTCCTACGTCGAGGGCCGCGACGTGCTGCACGGGGTCTCGCTGGACATCGGGGTCGG
The window above is part of the Nocardioides campestrisoli genome. Proteins encoded here:
- a CDS encoding LuxR C-terminal-related transcriptional regulator, with translation MERTRVVVVDDHAMFRAGVRAELAVAGKDLVDVVAEAADVDEAVRVIRDEAPDVVLLDVHLPGGGGVEVMRRTQDRPRFLALSVSDAAEDVIGTIRGGARGYVTKTITGPELVDAIRRVADGDAVFSPRLAGFVLDAFSGSIEVATVDEDLDRLTEREREVMRLIARGYAYKEVARELFISVKTVETHMSSVLRKLQLSSRHELTRWASDRRLL
- a CDS encoding ATP-binding protein is translated as MTSTEPLPPPPGPSGPAAPRRATRDSQHLVLGGVASGLAQHLGLPVTWVRVAFVATTALGGLGAAMYAAMWLFLPSDARFETAAPGLEGATRTGRRPGRAARLSDAGPAIALGALGLGVLLGLQAFVGATGLLWPLVLAGVGVALLWRQADEAQRERWLNPAGGVGPLRAVFGTGTWSSYLRVAAGVVLVAAAATLAAVNDEGLSVARDVAFSALLGIAGVAVVIGPWVFRLASDLGAERAERIRTQERADVAAHLHDSVLQTLALIQRNAGDPETVSRLARAQERELRTWLYVGEEGTDETVAGALREAAARVEDEHGAVVDVVTVGDTVAGPGLRALALAAKEAMVNAAKHAGTARVDVYAETGPESVEVFVRDRGVGFDLDAVPQDRLGVRGSIMDRMARHGGTATVRSAPGEGTEVRLWMPLEEG
- a CDS encoding PspC domain-containing protein, whose product is MDENPHPGPAAPPPADGPRVSSAQVRDVGRLRRPTEDRKIAGVAAGLARHLDVDPLLLRITFVVLAFFGGAGLVLYAALWLLLPEDGSDQAPLHLDERSRGIAVIGAGVLAALLVLGDSWNLYWFPWPLALVALAVWFFFFRDDAPGSAEPAQQPAPPRTYTETYGPAAPPAAGSYAETYAPVGPAYAAPTYAAPAVPPTRPRDPRKRGPVLFWFTCALVALAVGALGVLDLAGLSVPDSTYPALALALIAAMLLVGSFYGRAGGLIALGLVALVATAGALAVEKLPGERIEVVPVIADDVSDTYELRTGELVLDLRDVEDLDALDGRAVRIEGGVGRIEVLLPEGLDAEVDAEVGGPGRLELFDSLERGGIDLTGSATSAGPGTKDQPSLDLDVEIGVGEIVVRTRAQEAS
- a CDS encoding ABC transporter ATP-binding protein; amino-acid sequence: MRDLPLSDPGVADHRSPGRFLWWLAKGQWQTLAGGMAFGIVWMGAQAVMPAVLGRAIDRGVAAQDSDQLLVWAGVMLSIGLVQAFSGIMRHRFAVTNWLIAAYRTVQLVGRHTVHLGGTLPRKVSAGEVIAIGTSDISHLGQVMDVMARFAGAIVSFVLVSAILLSTSVTLGLVVLVGVPLMMLLVGPLLSPLQRRSAHQRHLMGRLSNTATDIVSGLRVLRGIGGEQVFLDRYRRQSQETRRAGVEVARVQSVLDALQVFLPGFFVVLVVWLGARSAVAGDITVGELIAFYGYAAFLVIPLRTVTEFANKLIRARVSARRVCTVLALTPDHTDPDSPAPSPPVGSELHDSRTGLRVHPGRLVAVVCERPDESALLADRLGMAAAELDDDVTLGGVPLPALRRSEVRERIVVSDTGATLFSGRLADRLDVSGRGGEQAVRTALATASAEDVLEALPDGLDTLVTERGRSFSGGQRQRLVLARALTGDPEILVLVEPTSAVDAHTEARIAARLRAHRAGRTTVVTTTSPLMLDAADEVALLEDGRIVARGTHTELLETSAAYRAVVTREAEEAAR
- a CDS encoding ABC transporter ATP-binding protein — encoded protein: MSAQTTLPVAQGGEVGRYAVSILRRHPRLLGGALALHVLAALAALAAPRLLGDLVEAVETGTTVGYVDQVILLLGGFLLAQTVATRFARLLSQVLGERVLAELREDFVDNALALPIGTVESAGSGDLMTRTSRDVEQLGWSVRWALPEWTIAVVTAVLTLAAAISVGWWVALPCLLALPPLVIGLRWYLARAKDGYLRESATYSQISATLTETVEGARTVEALGLAQERTRQIDADCKDSFDAERYTLALRTRFFPSMEISYLLPTVGTLLLGGWLYTQGSVTLGEVTAATLYVQMLIDPVDRIVAILDELQMGAASLARLLGVAHVPDDREATDAQPLDERLQAKDVHFSYVEGRDVLHGVSLDIGVGERIAMVGPSGAGKSTLGRLLAGIHPPREGSVTVGGVGLTELPLADLRGHVALVTQEHHVFVGSLRDNLALAVPEGRPATDDDVRAALEAVDALDWVEALPEGLETEVGSGGAALTAPQAQQIALARLVLADPHTLVLDEATSLIDPRAARHLERSLAAVLHGRTVVAIAHRLFSAHDADRVAVVEDGMITELGSHDELVAAGGSYAALWESWHGRD